From a region of the Acinetobacter larvae genome:
- a CDS encoding VIT1/CCC1 transporter family protein — MSYSHHSEPHFIHRAGWLRAAVLGANDGIISVTSLVMGMAASGASSQTLLIACVAGLISGATSMAAGEYISVKSQSDIEEADLKTEARELKHNPTLELKELTHIYIMRGLTPALAEQVAAQLTAKDALEAHARDEIGINEATSAKPLQAAASSAGSFTLGALCPMLAILLSPAHLIQNTVAVVGVLSLLALGALASYFSGTSMLKGSLRVTIWGVIAMLFASWIGSFFDVPI, encoded by the coding sequence ATGAGCTATTCACATCATTCAGAACCACATTTTATTCATCGTGCCGGTTGGTTACGTGCAGCTGTTTTAGGTGCCAACGATGGCATTATTTCAGTGACCAGTTTGGTTATGGGAATGGCTGCCAGTGGTGCCAGTAGCCAAACATTGTTGATTGCCTGTGTTGCTGGACTGATTTCAGGTGCCACCTCTATGGCGGCCGGTGAATATATTTCGGTCAAATCACAATCCGATATTGAAGAAGCGGATTTAAAAACTGAAGCACGCGAGCTAAAGCATAATCCGACATTAGAATTAAAAGAACTCACACATATTTATATCATGCGGGGTCTTACCCCAGCGTTGGCAGAACAAGTTGCCGCACAACTCACCGCCAAAGATGCTTTAGAAGCCCATGCGCGCGATGAAATTGGGATTAATGAGGCAACCAGCGCTAAACCTTTACAAGCTGCCGCCTCCTCTGCTGGATCTTTTACGCTTGGAGCATTGTGTCCGATGCTGGCAATTTTACTCAGTCCAGCACACCTGATTCAAAATACAGTGGCGGTAGTGGGAGTATTATCCTTACTGGCGCTGGGCGCTTTAGCCAGTTATTTCTCAGGCACTTCAATGCTTAAAGGCAGTTTAAGAGTGACCATCTGGGGCGTGATTGCCATGCTCTTTGCCAGTTGGATTGGTTCATTCTTTGATGTGCCAATCTAA
- a CDS encoding MFS transporter: MQQQAKNKIISAVIGNALEWYDFLIYGFLATTIAQLYFPEQNPVTSLLMALATFGVGFLMRPIGGLVLGYYADKKGRKFILEVIIALMTLSVLLITFLPTAASIGIAAPIIMVIARMIQGFATGGEFASSTAYVIEASPANRKGLYGSWQFFGQCLAILFGSGFAALLSHYLSAEAFMSWGWRLLFFVGLLICPVGLWIRYQLDENEAYQQQRVQASQPLSMIAQNLKASIKQIILTIGLSISATAAFYVVLINTPTYLYIKLGIVLSDLLILQAVAVLLLMLVIPLAGLWSDYIGRKPVIILGLSILIVTTLPLYHYVFTEKSQGAVLLMQCVLCVGIGLLLGPAPALVSEQFRIMGRTTAMSIAYNIAVMTFGGFAPFLVIWLSEIFNYAAPAYYLILAQMIGMLAVVLMKDDVLEFSYKKINKSVT; this comes from the coding sequence ATGCAACAGCAGGCTAAAAATAAAATTATCTCTGCGGTGATTGGCAATGCCTTGGAATGGTATGACTTTTTAATTTACGGTTTTTTGGCAACCACCATAGCACAGCTTTATTTTCCAGAACAAAATCCAGTAACGTCATTATTAATGGCCTTGGCGACCTTTGGTGTTGGTTTCCTTATGCGTCCCATAGGGGGATTGGTTTTGGGATATTATGCCGATAAAAAAGGTCGAAAATTTATTTTAGAAGTGATTATTGCTTTAATGACACTGTCGGTATTGCTGATAACGTTTTTACCCACCGCGGCCAGTATTGGCATTGCAGCACCGATTATTATGGTCATTGCACGGATGATTCAAGGTTTTGCCACAGGTGGTGAGTTCGCCAGCTCTACAGCATATGTGATCGAGGCATCGCCAGCCAATCGCAAAGGACTTTATGGCTCATGGCAATTTTTTGGACAATGTTTGGCAATATTATTTGGCTCAGGTTTTGCCGCATTATTGAGTCATTATTTGTCCGCTGAGGCATTTATGAGTTGGGGCTGGCGTTTATTATTTTTTGTCGGATTATTGATTTGCCCAGTGGGTTTATGGATTCGCTATCAATTAGATGAAAATGAAGCCTATCAACAACAACGTGTACAGGCGAGTCAGCCATTATCTATGATTGCGCAAAACCTAAAAGCGTCGATCAAACAAATTATTTTAACCATCGGGCTTAGCATAAGTGCTACAGCCGCTTTTTATGTGGTATTGATCAATACGCCGACGTATTTATATATCAAGCTAGGCATCGTGCTCTCGGACCTTTTAATTTTACAAGCTGTAGCGGTTTTATTATTAATGTTGGTTATTCCTCTAGCAGGTTTATGGTCCGATTATATTGGACGCAAGCCAGTGATTATTTTAGGTCTTTCTATCTTAATCGTGACGACTTTACCCTTATATCACTATGTCTTTACTGAAAAATCTCAAGGTGCTGTATTGCTTATGCAGTGCGTTTTGTGTGTAGGGATTGGTCTATTATTGGGTCCGGCACCGGCATTGGTGAGTGAGCAATTTAGAATAATGGGAAGAACCACGGCGATGTCGATTGCTTATAATATTGCCGTCATGACCTTTGGTGGTTTTGCGCCATTTTTAGTGATTTGGCTCAGTGAAATTTTTAATTATGCAGCACCGGCGTATTATCTGATTTTAGCGCAAATGATTGGAATGTTAGCCGTAGTCTTAATGAAAGATGATGTGCTTGAATTTAGCTATAAAAAAATTAATAAAAGCGTGACATAA
- a CDS encoding NAD(P)H-dependent flavin oxidoreductase, with protein sequence MHLLQQLDIKHPILLAPMAGVSTATLAAEVSNQGALGALGLGASTPAQARQQILDTQHLTSAPFQVNFFCHQSPTLDSAAHQAWIAALAPLFAQYGATPPSTLNCIYPSFLDHDDYLDVVLALAPKAVSFHFGIPHAAQIAALKHAGIVTMVSATNLAEAQLIEQAGIDVIIAQGIEAGGHRGIFNIDIDAALSTADLVKLCVAECQLPVVAAGGIMNGQQAKHMLKLGASAVQLGTAFVACPSSAAHAAYRYALKNNPHTHITRSISGRPARSLMQHWQTRVDRPDRAAVAAYPYAYDLAKQLHAAAAAQDDHGYGAFWAGANVAQIRPLAAPDLINQLVLEMNQTA encoded by the coding sequence ATGCATCTATTACAACAGTTAGACATTAAACATCCCATATTGCTGGCACCGATGGCAGGTGTTTCTACTGCAACGCTGGCAGCAGAAGTATCCAATCAAGGTGCATTGGGCGCACTGGGGCTGGGCGCCAGCACGCCAGCCCAAGCACGCCAACAGATTTTAGACACACAGCACCTCACCAGCGCACCATTTCAAGTCAATTTTTTTTGCCACCAATCCCCTACGCTAGACAGCGCGGCTCACCAAGCTTGGATTGCCGCACTCGCCCCGCTATTTGCCCAATACGGTGCCACACCACCGAGCACATTAAACTGTATTTATCCCAGTTTTCTGGACCATGATGATTATCTTGACGTGGTCTTAGCACTGGCACCCAAAGCTGTCAGTTTTCATTTTGGTATTCCACATGCTGCACAAATTGCCGCACTCAAACACGCTGGTATTGTCACCATGGTAAGCGCAACCAATTTGGCAGAAGCGCAGTTAATTGAGCAAGCAGGAATTGATGTCATTATTGCGCAAGGTATAGAAGCGGGTGGTCATCGCGGTATTTTTAATATAGATATTGATGCAGCACTGAGTACCGCTGACTTAGTCAAACTCTGTGTTGCAGAATGCCAATTACCCGTAGTTGCTGCTGGTGGAATAATGAATGGGCAACAGGCAAAACATATGCTTAAACTCGGTGCCAGCGCAGTCCAATTAGGCACAGCTTTTGTCGCCTGCCCCAGCTCTGCCGCCCATGCTGCTTATCGTTATGCACTCAAAAATAATCCGCATACCCATATCACCCGCAGTATTTCTGGTCGCCCTGCACGTAGCCTGATGCAACATTGGCAAACCCGTGTCGATCGACCTGATCGGGCAGCCGTAGCGGCCTACCCTTATGCTTATGACCTTGCAAAACAATTGCATGCAGCTGCCGCAGCACAAGATGACCATGGCTATGGTGCTTTTTGGGCCGGTGCCAATGTTGCCCAAATCCGTCCCCTTGCGGCACCCGATTTGATCAATCAATTGGTATTAGAAATGAATCAAACGGCTTAG
- a CDS encoding TIGR03915 family putative DNA repair protein, with protein sequence MIYGYDGSLAGLLSCVFRAFQFREFGITLQRSQALQQQLFTDSIEVATHTAHAERVWIALQKKLSSGALRRVYYAFLSEQPCAHQHIFNFLVYVFQSKQSVAEDYGHPDVLAVAQWAKQVGREKHRMEAFVRFKKTKQALYLSLIRPDFDVLPIIQAHFQQRYQDQQWLIYDERRRYGIYYDLTEIHQVAMHAEQIDSHLGTGQSQQFSVALDEQERQYDQLWKDYFQSVNISSRQNLKLHIQYLPKRYWRYLNEKDLS encoded by the coding sequence ATGATTTATGGTTATGACGGTAGTTTAGCCGGTTTATTAAGCTGTGTATTTCGCGCTTTTCAATTTCGAGAGTTCGGGATTACGTTGCAGAGGTCACAAGCGCTGCAACAGCAGCTATTTACAGATTCAATTGAAGTTGCTACGCACACAGCACATGCGGAACGGGTTTGGATTGCCTTGCAGAAAAAACTTTCATCGGGTGCATTGCGTAGAGTTTATTATGCATTTCTGTCTGAGCAACCATGTGCACATCAGCATATTTTTAATTTTTTAGTTTATGTTTTTCAATCCAAGCAATCTGTGGCAGAAGATTATGGTCATCCAGATGTATTAGCAGTGGCACAATGGGCTAAACAAGTCGGACGTGAAAAACATCGTATGGAAGCTTTTGTGCGTTTTAAAAAAACCAAACAAGCGCTGTATTTAAGTTTAATCCGTCCAGATTTTGATGTATTACCGATCATCCAAGCGCATTTTCAGCAGCGTTATCAGGATCAACAGTGGTTAATTTATGATGAGCGTCGGCGATATGGAATTTACTATGATTTAACCGAGATACATCAAGTTGCAATGCATGCCGAGCAGATTGATTCCCATCTAGGCACTGGTCAAAGTCAGCAGTTTAGTGTTGCGTTGGATGAACAAGAACGACAATATGACCAACTGTGGAAAGATTATTTTCAGAGCGTGAATATATCATCTCGGCAAAATTTAAAACTGCATATCCAATACCTGCCCAAACGATATTGGCGTTATTTAAACGAAAAAGACTTAAGTTAA
- a CDS encoding putative DNA modification/repair radical SAM protein, whose product MSDRMREKLQILADAAKYDVSCSSSGSRRQNKNQGLGNTGHGICHSYTEDGRCVSLLKILLSNVCIYDCAYCVSRRSNDVRRAAFTVQEVVDLTINFYRRNYIEGLFLSSGIFKSADHTMERMLQVVKKLRLEENFHGYIHLKTIPGAAPALIHAIGLYVDRMSSNLEMPTVAGLKRFAPEKSHQIVQHDMAYIRDCRMQLQDESKQSSKAIHFVPAGQTTQMVVGAHHETDRDVILMADRHYREFKLKRVYYSGYIPINAEDTALPAVGSAPPLIRENRLYQSDWLMRFYGFAAEELLDAQQPNLDLEIDPKLSWALRHPEQFPVDLNNAEYAMILRVPGIGVTSAKKIIKARRFGKIRIEQLKRIGVAYNRAQYFIRCQDSPAHQRAMTSQAIRQNILQTSQSKYQKPLSPQLSFGF is encoded by the coding sequence ATGTCAGATAGAATGCGTGAAAAACTACAAATTTTAGCCGACGCGGCAAAATATGATGTGTCTTGCTCTTCAAGTGGCAGTCGTCGCCAAAATAAAAATCAAGGATTGGGCAATACCGGGCATGGCATTTGCCATAGTTATACCGAAGATGGTCGCTGCGTATCATTGCTCAAAATTTTATTGAGTAATGTCTGTATCTATGACTGTGCATATTGCGTGTCTCGCCGTTCCAATGATGTACGACGAGCGGCATTTACCGTACAAGAAGTGGTTGATCTCACCATTAATTTTTATCGCCGTAATTATATTGAGGGTTTATTTTTAAGCTCAGGAATATTTAAATCTGCTGACCATACGATGGAACGTATGCTACAGGTGGTGAAGAAATTACGTTTAGAAGAAAATTTTCACGGTTATATCCACCTTAAAACAATCCCAGGCGCGGCACCGGCATTAATACATGCGATAGGTTTATATGTTGACCGCATGAGTAGTAACTTAGAAATGCCAACAGTAGCTGGACTGAAGCGTTTTGCACCAGAAAAATCACATCAGATTGTGCAACATGATATGGCTTATATTCGTGACTGTCGTATGCAACTACAAGATGAGTCTAAACAATCTAGCAAAGCTATACATTTTGTTCCCGCTGGGCAAACAACGCAAATGGTGGTGGGGGCTCATCATGAAACAGATCGTGATGTGATTTTAATGGCAGATCGGCATTATCGTGAGTTTAAGTTAAAACGGGTTTATTATTCGGGTTATATCCCGATTAATGCTGAAGATACCGCATTACCTGCTGTAGGTAGTGCACCGCCACTCATCCGTGAAAATCGCTTATATCAAAGTGATTGGCTGATGCGATTTTATGGCTTTGCCGCAGAAGAGTTATTGGATGCACAGCAACCCAATTTAGACTTAGAGATTGATCCCAAATTGAGTTGGGCTTTAAGACATCCAGAACAATTTCCAGTCGACTTAAATAACGCTGAATATGCCATGATTTTAAGAGTGCCTGGCATAGGTGTGACATCCGCAAAGAAAATTATCAAAGCTAGACGTTTTGGTAAAATACGCATTGAACAATTAAAACGTATAGGCGTCGCTTATAACCGTGCGCAATACTTTATTCGATGTCAGGATAGTCCTGCGCATCAGCGCGCAATGACCAGTCAAGCGATCCGTCAGAACATTTTACAGACCAGTCAATCTAAATATCAAAAGCCTTTATCGCCTCAACTCAGTTTTGGTTTTTAA
- a CDS encoding TetR family transcriptional regulator translates to MSYLQRDKRRELILAAAMQIALQDGLAAITARRVAQQAEVSTGQVHHHFQSISHLRAESFLALMQQMEAIEADFRPQTPLARLLVELGAENIEQTQAYLALWNEAEVLLNSDAVLKEAYKLNMQLWQQNIVAIIEQGILAHAFQLRSNQNSQQVAWQFIAFVCGLEGIYQLGLTQASAEDFKQHMSNIITALLSPSNI, encoded by the coding sequence ATGAGCTATTTACAGCGTGATAAACGGCGTGAATTAATTTTGGCTGCGGCAATGCAAATTGCCTTGCAAGATGGATTGGCTGCGATTACTGCACGGCGTGTTGCACAGCAAGCGGAAGTCTCGACGGGGCAGGTACATCATCATTTTCAGTCTATTTCACATTTGCGTGCGGAAAGCTTTTTGGCCTTGATGCAACAGATGGAGGCAATAGAAGCGGATTTTCGACCGCAAACTCCTTTAGCACGTCTCTTGGTGGAATTAGGCGCAGAGAATATTGAACAAACACAAGCATATTTAGCATTATGGAATGAAGCTGAGGTTTTATTAAATAGCGATGCGGTATTAAAAGAAGCCTATAAGCTGAATATGCAGCTGTGGCAGCAAAATATTGTGGCGATTATTGAACAGGGAATTCTAGCGCACGCTTTTCAATTGCGTTCTAATCAGAATAGTCAGCAAGTTGCTTGGCAATTTATTGCCTTTGTTTGTGGTTTAGAAGGAATTTATCAATTGGGTTTGACACAGGCCTCAGCAGAAGATTTTAAACAACATATGAGCAATATCATTACTGCTTTATTGAGCCCTTCAAATATCTAA